CGGATTTACGTGGACATGTCCCCATCGGGGCGGGGACGAGCCAACAGGGAACCTATTACCTGGGCCAACAGGGCGGCAGCGCTGTACAAAATCTGGCCCTGAGTATCAACAATCTGCCGAGTCATACTCACCAATTGTCAGGGGCGACCGCCGCGATTCCGGAAACCACCGTTGATCTGACCATGAATGTTTCCACGGATAAAGGGGAGCGTGGTGTTGCCCAGCAGGACGATTATTTTGGTGCACCAACTTCTAGTAGCCGCGACGTCCCCCTGTATCGCGGCGATGCCAATAACAATGTCGCGGTTTCCGGGCTGTCCGGCAGCGTCCCGGCCCATACGGCGGCCATGGAGGGATCAGTGAGTAATACCGGCCAAGGTCAGGCTGTTCAATATACAACCGTACAGCCTTATCTGGCCATTGAGTATATTATCGCCTGGCAAGGGGT
This is a stretch of genomic DNA from uncultured Desulfuromonas sp.. It encodes these proteins:
- a CDS encoding tail fiber protein, translating into MDPLIGTILMWAAMRGQAPEGWFFCHGQLIEISQYAALYSLIGTTYGGNGTTTFQLPDLRGHVPIGAGTSQQGTYYLGQQGGSAVQNLALSINNLPSHTHQLSGATAAIPETTVDLTMNVSTDKGERGVAQQDDYFGAPTSSSRDVPLYRGDANNNVAVSGLSGSVPAHTAAMEGSVSNTGQGQAVQYTTVQPYLAIEYIIAWQGVYPTFP